Proteins encoded by one window of Bacillus rossius redtenbacheri isolate Brsri chromosome 3, Brsri_v3, whole genome shotgun sequence:
- the LOC134530106 gene encoding POC1 centriolar protein homolog A-like, with product MADAYAKKRTLVRRNYAREGQMLESLGNGYIFDGAITPATVIETNIFVMCVKYLHNFDLLAAGFFDGYVRLFSAKDAEPAGEIMDIQLRVNTAPVTSIKHGGSSGYVTNKFVATYGNGLVKCWNYESRKCEYTIIEKRETLGLEFHPSATRFATVGNNPLINIYSEDTHRLEQVHSPSPEPERLSGHSSNVLCVRFHPLDTNEFVTGGWDNTVHVWDLRQRSSVRHFSGVHMCGDAIDFSAAGSQLLTCAWQEEDPLQLWDYGSGRLIAALHPDVFSSKLFCGGYIHKDFVACGGTTDNLFRVVDLRNNSTYGVMRGMPKGVFCMDVGPPRPKRNSQPQLPRLAIGCGASILEIDYR from the exons ATGGCCGACGCCTACGCCAAGAAGCGAACGCTCGTGCGCAGGAACTACGCACGGGAGGGGCAAATGCTTGAGAGTCTGGGGAATGGCTACATCTTCGACGGGGCGATCACACCCGCCACAGTCAT CGAGACCAACATTTTCGTCATGTGCGTCAAGTACCTGCACAACTTCGACCTGCTGGCGGCGGGCTTCTTCGACGGCTACGTGCGCCTGTTCTCCGCCAAGGACGCCGAGCCGGCCGGCGAGATCATGGACATCCAGCTGCGCGTGAACACGGCGCCCGTGACCAGCATCAAGCACGGCGGCTCCAGTGGCTACGTCACCAACAAGTTTGTCGCCACGT ACGGCAACGGCCTGGTCAAGTGCTGGAACTACGAGAGCCGCAAGTGCGAGTACACCATCATCGAGAAACGCGAGACACTCGGACTGGAGTTCCACCCCTCCGCCACCAGGTTCGCCACCGTCGGGAACAACCCCCTCATCAACATCTACAGCGAGGACACGCACCGGCTGGAACAAGTGCACAGCCCCAG CCCGGAGCCCGAGCGGCTGTCGGGACACTCGTCGAACGTGCTGTGCGTGCGCTTCCACCCGCTGGACACCAACGAGTTCGTGACGGGCGGCTGGGACAACACCGTGCACGTGTGGGACCTGCGCCAGCGCTCGTCCGTGCGACACTTCTCCGGGGTGCACATGTGCGGCGACGCCATCGACTTCTCCGCGGCCGGCAGCCAG CTGCTGACGTGCGCCTGGCAGGAGGAGGATCCCCTGCAGCTGTGGGACTACGGCTCGGGACGGCTCATCGCTGCCCTCCACCCGGACGTGTTCAGCTCCAAG CTGTTCTGTGGCGGCTACATCCACAAGGACTTCGTGGCATGCGGTGGCACAACAGATAACCTGTTCCGAGTTGTTGATCTTCGCAATAACTCG ACGTACGGCGTGATGCGCGGGATGCCCAAAGGAGTGTTCTGCATGGACGTCGGGCCCCCGCGACCCAAGCGCAACTCCCAGCCGCAGCTGCCCAGGCTCGCCATTGGCTGCGGGGCCAGCATCCTCGAGATCGACTACCGCTGA